From the genome of Gemmatimonas phototrophica, one region includes:
- a CDS encoding glycosyltransferase family 4 protein, giving the protein MLVNWRVASVPEGARYCCPKRFNIQNGSHNGSFSACLCLPISPLQTVLPLNHSAVADKKAKVAVLVQLAPRKLGSMEDWLLEFVTRLARDHQVAVATYAPCHPQVELRIAQCGASWHDLSLVERTVTSARKWLAQHAHVAHFSLFAPRSRAVVAAWSIPSVRVVFQDCYSSPSAAYRQSALSRLLDRVTFARTDKVVAVSEYVAQRNQQRFGVRPPQLEVVYNGVDTERFAVPAPPSMSSRTVCVAALIPDKGVDVLVRAFADSRLKKATLTIAGDGPQRPALELLAAQLGIADRIEFLGIRDDVQQIVGNAAVVVHPAIWGEAFGLTIAEAMSAGRPVIGCSVGAVPELVTNGMAGIIIPPGDATAMATALSQLLDDAALRDRLGGNARARVEHNFTMRNWVDQHVRIVAGLSRAARPTGRL; this is encoded by the coding sequence GTGCTGGTCAACTGGCGGGTGGCCAGTGTGCCGGAAGGAGCACGATATTGCTGTCCGAAGCGTTTCAATATACAGAATGGGTCACACAATGGCAGCTTCAGCGCGTGTCTCTGCTTACCAATTTCCCCTCTCCAGACGGTGCTTCCGTTGAACCATTCAGCAGTGGCTGACAAAAAGGCCAAGGTTGCCGTGCTGGTGCAACTGGCGCCCCGAAAGCTCGGTTCCATGGAGGACTGGCTGCTTGAGTTCGTGACACGGTTGGCACGCGACCACCAGGTAGCAGTCGCCACCTATGCCCCCTGTCATCCGCAGGTCGAACTTCGGATCGCCCAATGTGGAGCAAGCTGGCATGACCTGTCTCTGGTTGAACGCACTGTCACAAGCGCACGCAAGTGGCTCGCGCAGCATGCGCATGTCGCGCACTTCAGCCTGTTTGCCCCGCGCTCGCGGGCGGTGGTTGCTGCCTGGAGCATTCCGTCCGTTCGTGTGGTGTTTCAGGACTGCTATTCGTCGCCGTCGGCAGCATACCGGCAGTCGGCACTCTCACGTCTGCTCGATCGGGTCACTTTTGCCCGGACAGACAAGGTCGTGGCGGTTTCCGAGTACGTGGCGCAGCGCAATCAGCAACGGTTTGGCGTACGCCCGCCGCAGCTTGAGGTGGTGTACAATGGAGTCGATACGGAGCGCTTTGCCGTGCCCGCTCCTCCCTCAATGTCCAGTCGAACCGTGTGCGTTGCCGCGCTGATTCCGGACAAGGGTGTCGATGTACTGGTACGTGCCTTTGCTGACTCGCGCCTGAAAAAGGCGACCCTCACCATTGCTGGAGACGGCCCACAGCGGCCAGCGCTTGAGTTGCTGGCGGCGCAGCTGGGTATTGCGGATCGCATTGAATTTCTGGGCATCCGCGATGACGTCCAGCAAATTGTTGGTAACGCTGCCGTGGTGGTGCATCCCGCCATCTGGGGTGAGGCCTTTGGACTAACCATCGCCGAAGCCATGTCGGCGGGAAGGCCGGTGATCGGTTGCAGCGTTGGCGCCGTGCCCGAACTCGTTACCAATGGCATGGCGGGAATCATTATTCCGCCGGGTGACGCCACGGCCATGGCGACCGCCCTTTCACAGTTGCTTGACGATGCGGCGCTGCGTGACCGCCTGGGGGGCAACGCACGCGCGCGAGTTGAACACAATTTCACGATGCGCAACTGGGTGGACCAGCATGTGCGAATTGTTGCCGGCCTTTCGAGGGCCGCACGCCCAACTGGTCGATTATAG